From the genome of Nicotiana sylvestris chromosome 2, ASM39365v2, whole genome shotgun sequence, one region includes:
- the LOC104229537 gene encoding peroxidase 10-like, translated as MNTKSHMPLTNSLFCFLFLSSFVCGQLDYKYYDATCPNLTKIVRYGIWSAISNETRMAASLLRLHFHDCFVNGCDGSVLLDDTSTFTGEKNAPANRNSARGFEVIDAIKANVEKACPSTVSCADILTLAAREAIYLTGGPYWSVSLGRRDSLTASQSAANAQIPSPFEPLENITAKFVSKGLDIKDVVVLSGAHTIGFAQCFTFKQRLFDFDGSGNPDPTLDSSLLGNLRSVCPNQNDSDSNLAPLDAVTINKFDNVYFKNLMNNSGLLQSDQALMNDNNTASLVSTYSKYPYLFSKAFAASMVKLTNLGVLTGQDGEIRKNCRLVN; from the exons ATGAACACGAAAAGCCATATGCCTTTAACTAACTCTTTGTTTTGCTTCTTGTTTCTCAGTTCTTTTGTGTGTGGGCAACTTGATTACAAATATTACGATGCCACCTGTCCCAACCTCACTAAAATCGTTAGATATGGCATCTGGTCTGCTATTTCTAATGAAACCAGAATGGCGGCCTCTCTTTTGCGCTTGCACTTCCATGACTGTTTTGTTAAT GGATGCGACGGGTCTGTACTACTCGACGATACTAGTACATTCACAGGAGAAAAGAATGCGCCTGCTAATCGAAATTCAGCCAGAGGATTTGAAGTCATTGATGCAATAAAAGCTAACGTGGAGAAAGCTTGCCCGTCTACAGTTTCATGTGCTGATATACTGACTCTAGCAGCTAGAGAAGCTATCTATCTC ACTGGAGGCCCCTATTGGTCAGTGTCGTTGGGTCGTCGAGATAGTCTTACCGCAAGTCAAAGTGCAGCTAATGCTCAGATTCCATCACCTTTTGAGCCCTTAGAAAACATTACTGCAAAATTTGTTTCAAAGGGTCTTGACATAAAAGATGTGGTGGTGCTCTCAG GTGCTCACACCATTGGATTTGCTCAATGTTTCACCTTCAAGCAAAGGCTATTTGATTTTGATGGATCTGGAAATCCTGACCCGACACTGGATTCATCATTACTAGGCAATCTGCGAAGCGTATGTCCCAACCAAAATGATTCAGATTCCAACCTTGCCCCTTTAGATGCAGTCACAATCAACAAGTTCGATAATGTATATTTCAAGAATCTGATGAACAATTCTGGGCTTCTTCAGTCAGACCAAGCTCTAATGAATGATAATAATACTGCTTCACTGGTGTCAACTTACAGCAAGTATCCATATCTATTTTCTAAGGCGTTTGCAGCATCCATGGTAAAGTTGACCAACTTAGGTGTGTTAACAGGACAAGATGGAGAGATCAGAAAGAACTGTAGGTTGGTGAATTAG